One region of Asterias rubens chromosome 5, eAstRub1.3, whole genome shotgun sequence genomic DNA includes:
- the LOC117290763 gene encoding uncharacterized protein LOC117290763, which yields MGRSTLRMWHLEESTHRYYVNAIFYIWLGAGLLATNNCVAQQTTQSLSSSTQVTPNNEEVDLPTEFTEHLVKLKSHFCSCPVANGTNPHSLCYGLCSDSDSSTEELECFEGDQQQWKTCCMSQRDTLKFVCGYQDAIVCADEDQICMMNATLQGKFNHSFCVCKKDSAANNTNKDGSCVVDEGTSPTNNTTVLVIVSCLVVVLVILAIVLICCVCRRWGTRSKRRSRTSTLKLDKPEDLEYAYAYGHRDRPLSELQATDDPDLDADQIDHYYCHLKQEGRPNGQGKGQDDSGPGQKVLTQDRDDKESDIAHTYFVREKMSTDEPAEMCGDVDEKMSPTVDENDISQGSYREQSPKTDSGYEVAKIIEPTDKPKAQRHIKSSGYEVANEQRHGDVTTTASNQEEAPKQNRDSGYEVATVTSTGNGEEGRNVPDRHSYVTLEPPNREQSPNTDSGYEVAKIIEPELQDEYDHLERNEPFKPREGAIP from the exons ATGGGTAGATCCACGCTAAGGATGTGGCATCTTGAAGAGTCGACACACAGATACTATGTAAATGCTATTTTCTATATCTGGCTTGGTGCTGGACTTCTAGCAACCAACAATTGTGTGGCACAGCAGACCACTCAGTCACTCAGCAGTAGCACACAAGTGACACCGAATAATGAAGAGGTAGACCTACCGACAGAATTTACAGAGCACTTAGTGAAACTGAAGAGCCACTTCTGCAG TTGCCCGGTAGCAAATGGTACCAATCCTCACAGCCTGTGTTATGGTTTGTGTTCCGACTCCGACTCCTCTACGGAAGAACTGGAATGTTTTGAAGGAG ATCAACAGCAGTGGAAAACTTGCTGTATGTCACAGAGAGACACTTTGAAATTCGTCTGCGGATATCAAGATGCCATAGTGTGTGCTGATGAGGATCAGATATGTATGATGAATGCAACTCTTCAAGGCAAATTTAACCATTCATTCTGCGTCTGCAAGAAAGACAGTGCAGCAAACAATACCAATAAAGATGGCAG CTGCGTGGTGGATGAAGGCACATCACCCACTAATAATACTACAGTCCTGGTGATAGTGAGTTGTCTAGTGGTCGTTTTAGTCATTCTTGCCATCGTCTTGATCTGCTGCGTGTGTCGAAGGTGGGGGACGCGCTCCAAGAGACGATCGAG AACTTCTACATTGAAGCTGGATAAACCAGAAG ATCTTGAATACGCATACGCGTACGGTCACCGAGATCGACCACTAAGCGAGTTACAAGCGACAGATGACCCCGATCTCGATGCCGATCAAATTGACCATTACTACTGCCACCTTAAGCAAGAGGGACGGCCGAACGGACAGGGCAAAGGTCAAGACGACTCCGGACCCGGCCAGAAAGTTCTCACGCAAGACAGGGATGACAAAGAGTCTGATATTGCACACACGTATTTCGTGCGAGAGAAGATGTCAACTGATGAGCCTGCCGAGATGTGCGGTGATGTGGATGAGAAAATGTCACCAACTGTTGACGAAAATGACATTAGCCAGGGCTCATACAGGGAACAGTCACCGAAAACGGATTCTGGGTATGAGGTTGCTAAAATTATTGAACCGACAGACAAACCTAAAGCGCAACGGCACATCAAAAGTTCTGGGTATGAAGTTGCTAATGAGcaacgtcatggtgacgtcactACGACAGCATCCAATCAGGAGGAAGCACCCAAACAAAATCGTGACTCTGGGTACGAGGTTGCAACTGTGACGTCAACAGGAAATGGCGAAGAGGGAAGAAACGTCCCCGATCGTCACAGCTATGTCACATTAGAACCGCCGAACAGAGAACAATCACCGAATACGGATTCTGGGTATGAGGTTGCTAAAATTATCGAACCGGAACTTCAGGATGAATACGATCATCTTGAACGTAATGAACCTTTTAAACCAAGAGAGGGCGCGATTCCTTAA